A stretch of the Macaca mulatta isolate MMU2019108-1 chromosome 16, T2T-MMU8v2.0, whole genome shotgun sequence genome encodes the following:
- the STAT3 gene encoding signal transducer and activator of transcription 3 isoform X14 — protein MAQWNQLQQLDTRYLEQLHQLYSDSFPMELRQFLAPWIESQDWAYAASKESHATLVFHNLLGEIDQQYSRFLQESNVLYQHNLRRIKQFLQSRYLEKPMEIARIVARCLWEESRLLQTAATAAQQGGQANHPTAAVVTEKQQMLEQHLQDVRKRVQDLEQKMKVVENLQDDFDFNYKTLKSQGGQGVSPSSADMQDLNGNNQSVTRQKMQQLEQMLTALDQMRRSIVSELAGLLSAMEYVQKTLTDEELADWKRRQQIACIGGPPNICLDRLENWITSLAESQLQTRQQIKKLEELQQKVSYKGDPIVQHRPMLEERIVELFRNLMKSAFVVERQPCMPMHPDRPLVIKTGVQFTTKVRLLVKFPELNYQLKIKVCIDKDSGDVAALRGSRKFNILGTNTKVMNMEESNNGSLSAEFKHLTLREQRCGNGGRANCDASLIVTEELHLITFETEVYHQGLKIDLETHSLPVVVISNICQMPNAWASILWYNMLTNNPKNVNFFTKPPIGTWDQVAEVLSWQFSSTTKRGLSIEQLTTLAEKLLGPGVNYSGCQITWAKFCKENMAGKGFSFWVWLDNIIDLVKKYILALWNEGYIMGFISKERERAILSTKPPGTFLLRFSESSKEGGVTFTWVEKDISGKTQIQSVEPYTKQQLNNMSFAEIIMGYKIMDATNILVSPLVYLYPDIPKEEAFGKYCRPESQEHPEADPGSAAPYLKTKFICVTPNTIDLPMSPRTLDSLMQFGNNGEGAEPSAGGQFESLTFDMELTSECATSPM, from the exons ATGGCCCAATGGAATCAGCTACAGCAGCTTGACACACGGTACCTGGAGCAGCTCCATCAGCTCTACAGTGACAGCTTCCCAATGGAGTTGCGGCAGTTTCTGGCCCCTTGGATTGAGAGTCAAGATTG GGCATATGCGGCCAGCAAAGAATCACATGCCACTTTGGTGTTTCATAATCTCCTGGGCGAGATTGACCAGCAGTATAGCCGCTTCCTGCAAGAATCGAATGTTCTCTATCAGCACAATCTACGAAGAATCAAGCAGTTTCTTCAG AGCAGGTATCTTGAGAAGCCAATGGAGATTGCCCGGATTGTGGCCCGGTGCCTGTGGGAAGAGTCACGCCTCCTACAGACTGCAGCCACTGCGGCCCAG CAAGGGGGCCAGGCCAACCACCCCACAGCAGCTGTGGTGACGGAGAAGCAGCAGATGCTGGAGCAGCACCTTCAGGATGTCCGGAAGAGAGTACAG GATCtagaacagaaaatgaaagtggTAGAGAATCTCCAGGATGACTTTGATTTCAACTATAAAACCCTCAAGAGTCAAGGAG GTCAAGGAGTTTCTCCTTCCTCCGCAGACATGCAAGATCTGAATGGAAACAACCAGTCAGTGACCAGGCAGAAGATGCAGCAGCTGGAACAGATGCTCACTGCGCTGGACCAGATGCGGAGA AGCATCGTGAGTGAGCTGGCGGGGCTTTTGTCAGCGATGGAGTACGTGCAGAAAACTCTCACAGACGAGGAGCTGGCTGACTGGAAGAGGCGGCAACAGATTGCCTGCATTGGAGGTCCGCCCAACATCTGCCTAGATCGGCTAGAAAACTG GATAACGTCATTAGCAGAATCTCAACTTCAGACCCGTCAACAAATTAAGAAACTGGAGGAGTTGCAGCAAAAAGTGTCCTACAAAGGGGACCCCATTGTACAGCACCGGCCGATGCTGGAGGAGAGAATCGTGGAGCTGTTCAGAAACTTAATGAAAAG TGCCTTTGTGGTGGAGCGGCAGCCCTGCATGCCCATGCATCCCGACCGGCCCCTTGTCATCAAGACCGGCGTCCAGTTCACTACCAAAGTCAG gtTGCTGGTCAAATTCCCTGAGTTAAATTATCAACTTAAAATTAAAGTGTGCATTGACAA AGACTCTGGGGATGTTGCAGCTCTCAGAGG ATCCCGGAAATTTAACATTCTGGGCACAAACACCAAAGTGATGAACATGGAAGAGTCCAACAACGGCAGCCTCTCTGCAGAATTCAAACACTTG acCCTGAGGGAGCAGAGATGTGGGAATGGGGGCCGAGCCAATTGTGAT GCTTCCCTGATTGTGACTGAGGAGCTGCACCTGATCACCTTTGAGACAGAGGTATATCACCAAGGCCTCAAGATTGACCTAGAG ACCCACTCCTTGCCAGTTGTGGTGATCTCCAACATCTGTCAGATGCCAAATGCCTGGGCGTCCATCCTGTGGTACAACATGCTGACCAACAACCCCAAG AACGTAAACTTTTTTACCAAGCCCCCAATCGGAACCTGGGATCAAGTGGCCGAGGTCCTGAGCTGGCAGTTCTCCTCCACCACCAAGCGAGGACTGAGCATCGAGCAGCTGACTACACTGGCGGAGAAACTCTTGG gacCTGGCGTGAATTATTCAGGGTGTCAGATCACATGGGCTAAATTTTGCAAA GAAAACATGGCTGGCAAGGGCTTCTCCTTCTGGGTCTGGCTGGACAATATCATTGACCTTGTGAAAAAGTACATCCTGGCCCTTTGGAATGAAGG GTACATCATGGGCTTTATCAGTAAGGAGCGGGAGCGGGCCATCTTGAGCACCAAGCCTCCAGGCACCTTTCTGCTAAGATTCAGTGAAAGCAGCAAAGAAGGCGGCGTCACTTTCACTTGGGTGGAGAAGGACATCAGTG GTAAGACCCAGATCCAGTCCGTGGAACCATACACCAAGCAGCAGTTGAACAACATGTCATTTGCTGAAATCATCATGGGCTATAAGATCATGGATGCTACCAATATTCTGGTGTCTCCGCTGGTCTATCTCTACCCTGACATTCCCAAGGAGGAGGCATTCGGAAAGTATTGTCGGCCAGAGAGCCAGGAGCATCCTGAAGCTGACCCAGGTA GCGCCGCCCCATACCTGAAGACCAAGTTTATCTGTGTGACACC CAATACCATTGACCTGCCGATGTCCCCCCGCACTTTAGATTCATTGATGCAGTTTGGAAATAATGGTGAAGGTGCTGAACCCTCAGCAGGAGGGCAGTTTG AGTCCCTCACCTTTGACATGGAGTTGACCTCGGAGTGTGCTACCTCCCCCATGTGA
- the STAT3 gene encoding signal transducer and activator of transcription 3 isoform X1, protein MAQWNQLQQLDTRYLEQLHQLYSDSFPMELRQFLAPWIESQDWAYAASKESHATLVFHNLLGEIDQQYSRFLQESNVLYQHNLRRIKQFLQSRYLEKPMEIARIVARCLWEESRLLQTAATAAQQGGQANHPTAAVVTEKQQMLEQHLQDVRKRVQDLEQKMKVVENLQDDFDFNYKTLKSQGGQGVSPSSADMQDLNGNNQSVTRQKMQQLEQMLTALDQMRRSIVSELAGLLSAMEYVQKTLTDEELADWKRRQQIACIGGPPNICLDRLENWITSLAESQLQTRQQIKKLEELQQKVSYKGDPIVQHRPMLEERIVELFRNLMKSAFVVERQPCMPMHPDRPLVIKTGVQFTTKVRLLVKFPELNYQLKIKVCIDKDSGDVAALRGSRKFNILGTNTKVMNMEESNNGSLSAEFKHLTLREQRCGNGGRANCDASLIVTEELHLITFETEVYHQGLKIDLETHSLPVVVISNICQMPNAWASILWYNMLTNNPKNVNFFTKPPIGTWDQVAEVLSWQFSSTTKRGLSIEQLTTLAEKLLGPGVNYSGCQITWAKFCKENMAGKGFSFWVWLDNIIDLVKKYILALWNEGYIMGFISKERERAILSTKPPGTFLLRFSESSKEGGVTFTWVEKDISGKTQIQSVEPYTKQQLNNMSFAEIIMGYKIMDATNILVSPLVYLYPDIPKEEAFGKYCRPESQEHPEADPGSAAPYLKTKFICVTPTTCSNTIDLPMSPRTLDSLMQFGNNGEGAEPSAGGQFESLTFDMELTSECATSPM, encoded by the exons ATGGCCCAATGGAATCAGCTACAGCAGCTTGACACACGGTACCTGGAGCAGCTCCATCAGCTCTACAGTGACAGCTTCCCAATGGAGTTGCGGCAGTTTCTGGCCCCTTGGATTGAGAGTCAAGATTG GGCATATGCGGCCAGCAAAGAATCACATGCCACTTTGGTGTTTCATAATCTCCTGGGCGAGATTGACCAGCAGTATAGCCGCTTCCTGCAAGAATCGAATGTTCTCTATCAGCACAATCTACGAAGAATCAAGCAGTTTCTTCAG AGCAGGTATCTTGAGAAGCCAATGGAGATTGCCCGGATTGTGGCCCGGTGCCTGTGGGAAGAGTCACGCCTCCTACAGACTGCAGCCACTGCGGCCCAG CAAGGGGGCCAGGCCAACCACCCCACAGCAGCTGTGGTGACGGAGAAGCAGCAGATGCTGGAGCAGCACCTTCAGGATGTCCGGAAGAGAGTACAG GATCtagaacagaaaatgaaagtggTAGAGAATCTCCAGGATGACTTTGATTTCAACTATAAAACCCTCAAGAGTCAAGGAG GTCAAGGAGTTTCTCCTTCCTCCGCAGACATGCAAGATCTGAATGGAAACAACCAGTCAGTGACCAGGCAGAAGATGCAGCAGCTGGAACAGATGCTCACTGCGCTGGACCAGATGCGGAGA AGCATCGTGAGTGAGCTGGCGGGGCTTTTGTCAGCGATGGAGTACGTGCAGAAAACTCTCACAGACGAGGAGCTGGCTGACTGGAAGAGGCGGCAACAGATTGCCTGCATTGGAGGTCCGCCCAACATCTGCCTAGATCGGCTAGAAAACTG GATAACGTCATTAGCAGAATCTCAACTTCAGACCCGTCAACAAATTAAGAAACTGGAGGAGTTGCAGCAAAAAGTGTCCTACAAAGGGGACCCCATTGTACAGCACCGGCCGATGCTGGAGGAGAGAATCGTGGAGCTGTTCAGAAACTTAATGAAAAG TGCCTTTGTGGTGGAGCGGCAGCCCTGCATGCCCATGCATCCCGACCGGCCCCTTGTCATCAAGACCGGCGTCCAGTTCACTACCAAAGTCAG gtTGCTGGTCAAATTCCCTGAGTTAAATTATCAACTTAAAATTAAAGTGTGCATTGACAA AGACTCTGGGGATGTTGCAGCTCTCAGAGG ATCCCGGAAATTTAACATTCTGGGCACAAACACCAAAGTGATGAACATGGAAGAGTCCAACAACGGCAGCCTCTCTGCAGAATTCAAACACTTG acCCTGAGGGAGCAGAGATGTGGGAATGGGGGCCGAGCCAATTGTGAT GCTTCCCTGATTGTGACTGAGGAGCTGCACCTGATCACCTTTGAGACAGAGGTATATCACCAAGGCCTCAAGATTGACCTAGAG ACCCACTCCTTGCCAGTTGTGGTGATCTCCAACATCTGTCAGATGCCAAATGCCTGGGCGTCCATCCTGTGGTACAACATGCTGACCAACAACCCCAAG AACGTAAACTTTTTTACCAAGCCCCCAATCGGAACCTGGGATCAAGTGGCCGAGGTCCTGAGCTGGCAGTTCTCCTCCACCACCAAGCGAGGACTGAGCATCGAGCAGCTGACTACACTGGCGGAGAAACTCTTGG gacCTGGCGTGAATTATTCAGGGTGTCAGATCACATGGGCTAAATTTTGCAAA GAAAACATGGCTGGCAAGGGCTTCTCCTTCTGGGTCTGGCTGGACAATATCATTGACCTTGTGAAAAAGTACATCCTGGCCCTTTGGAATGAAGG GTACATCATGGGCTTTATCAGTAAGGAGCGGGAGCGGGCCATCTTGAGCACCAAGCCTCCAGGCACCTTTCTGCTAAGATTCAGTGAAAGCAGCAAAGAAGGCGGCGTCACTTTCACTTGGGTGGAGAAGGACATCAGTG GTAAGACCCAGATCCAGTCCGTGGAACCATACACCAAGCAGCAGTTGAACAACATGTCATTTGCTGAAATCATCATGGGCTATAAGATCATGGATGCTACCAATATTCTGGTGTCTCCGCTGGTCTATCTCTACCCTGACATTCCCAAGGAGGAGGCATTCGGAAAGTATTGTCGGCCAGAGAGCCAGGAGCATCCTGAAGCTGACCCAGGTA GCGCCGCCCCATACCTGAAGACCAAGTTTATCTGTGTGACACC AACGACCTGCAGCAATACCATTGACCTGCCGATGTCCCCCCGCACTTTAGATTCATTGATGCAGTTTGGAAATAATGGTGAAGGTGCTGAACCCTCAGCAGGAGGGCAGTTTG AGTCCCTCACCTTTGACATGGAGTTGACCTCGGAGTGTGCTACCTCCCCCATGTGA
- the STAT3 gene encoding signal transducer and activator of transcription 3 isoform X5, with protein MAQWNQLQQLDTRYLEQLHQLYSDSFPMELRQFLAPWIESQDWAYAASKESHATLVFHNLLGEIDQQYSRFLQESNVLYQHNLRRIKQFLQSRYLEKPMEIARIVARCLWEESRLLQTAATAAQQGGQANHPTAAVVTEKQQMLEQHLQDVRKRVQDLEQKMKVVENLQDDFDFNYKTLKSQGDMQDLNGNNQSVTRQKMQQLEQMLTALDQMRRSIVSELAGLLSAMEYVQKTLTDEELADWKRRQQIACIGGPPNICLDRLENWITSLAESQLQTRQQIKKLEELQQKVSYKGDPIVQHRPMLEERIVELFRNLMKSAFVVERQPCMPMHPDRPLVIKTGVQFTTKVRLLVKFPELNYQLKIKVCIDKDSGDVAALRGSRKFNILGTNTKVMNMEESNNGSLSAEFKHLTLREQRCGNGGRANCDASLIVTEELHLITFETEVYHQGLKIDLETHSLPVVVISNICQMPNAWASILWYNMLTNNPKNVNFFTKPPIGTWDQVAEVLSWQFSSTTKRGLSIEQLTTLAEKLLGPGVNYSGCQITWAKFCKENMAGKGFSFWVWLDNIIDLVKKYILALWNEGYIMGFISKERERAILSTKPPGTFLLRFSESSKEGGVTFTWVEKDISGKTQIQSVEPYTKQQLNNMSFAEIIMGYKIMDATNILVSPLVYLYPDIPKEEAFGKYCRPESQEHPEADPGAAPYLKTKFICVTPTTCSNTIDLPMSPRTLDSLMQFGNNGEGAEPSAGGQFESLTFDMELTSECATSPM; from the exons ATGGCCCAATGGAATCAGCTACAGCAGCTTGACACACGGTACCTGGAGCAGCTCCATCAGCTCTACAGTGACAGCTTCCCAATGGAGTTGCGGCAGTTTCTGGCCCCTTGGATTGAGAGTCAAGATTG GGCATATGCGGCCAGCAAAGAATCACATGCCACTTTGGTGTTTCATAATCTCCTGGGCGAGATTGACCAGCAGTATAGCCGCTTCCTGCAAGAATCGAATGTTCTCTATCAGCACAATCTACGAAGAATCAAGCAGTTTCTTCAG AGCAGGTATCTTGAGAAGCCAATGGAGATTGCCCGGATTGTGGCCCGGTGCCTGTGGGAAGAGTCACGCCTCCTACAGACTGCAGCCACTGCGGCCCAG CAAGGGGGCCAGGCCAACCACCCCACAGCAGCTGTGGTGACGGAGAAGCAGCAGATGCTGGAGCAGCACCTTCAGGATGTCCGGAAGAGAGTACAG GATCtagaacagaaaatgaaagtggTAGAGAATCTCCAGGATGACTTTGATTTCAACTATAAAACCCTCAAGAGTCAAGGAG ACATGCAAGATCTGAATGGAAACAACCAGTCAGTGACCAGGCAGAAGATGCAGCAGCTGGAACAGATGCTCACTGCGCTGGACCAGATGCGGAGA AGCATCGTGAGTGAGCTGGCGGGGCTTTTGTCAGCGATGGAGTACGTGCAGAAAACTCTCACAGACGAGGAGCTGGCTGACTGGAAGAGGCGGCAACAGATTGCCTGCATTGGAGGTCCGCCCAACATCTGCCTAGATCGGCTAGAAAACTG GATAACGTCATTAGCAGAATCTCAACTTCAGACCCGTCAACAAATTAAGAAACTGGAGGAGTTGCAGCAAAAAGTGTCCTACAAAGGGGACCCCATTGTACAGCACCGGCCGATGCTGGAGGAGAGAATCGTGGAGCTGTTCAGAAACTTAATGAAAAG TGCCTTTGTGGTGGAGCGGCAGCCCTGCATGCCCATGCATCCCGACCGGCCCCTTGTCATCAAGACCGGCGTCCAGTTCACTACCAAAGTCAG gtTGCTGGTCAAATTCCCTGAGTTAAATTATCAACTTAAAATTAAAGTGTGCATTGACAA AGACTCTGGGGATGTTGCAGCTCTCAGAGG ATCCCGGAAATTTAACATTCTGGGCACAAACACCAAAGTGATGAACATGGAAGAGTCCAACAACGGCAGCCTCTCTGCAGAATTCAAACACTTG acCCTGAGGGAGCAGAGATGTGGGAATGGGGGCCGAGCCAATTGTGAT GCTTCCCTGATTGTGACTGAGGAGCTGCACCTGATCACCTTTGAGACAGAGGTATATCACCAAGGCCTCAAGATTGACCTAGAG ACCCACTCCTTGCCAGTTGTGGTGATCTCCAACATCTGTCAGATGCCAAATGCCTGGGCGTCCATCCTGTGGTACAACATGCTGACCAACAACCCCAAG AACGTAAACTTTTTTACCAAGCCCCCAATCGGAACCTGGGATCAAGTGGCCGAGGTCCTGAGCTGGCAGTTCTCCTCCACCACCAAGCGAGGACTGAGCATCGAGCAGCTGACTACACTGGCGGAGAAACTCTTGG gacCTGGCGTGAATTATTCAGGGTGTCAGATCACATGGGCTAAATTTTGCAAA GAAAACATGGCTGGCAAGGGCTTCTCCTTCTGGGTCTGGCTGGACAATATCATTGACCTTGTGAAAAAGTACATCCTGGCCCTTTGGAATGAAGG GTACATCATGGGCTTTATCAGTAAGGAGCGGGAGCGGGCCATCTTGAGCACCAAGCCTCCAGGCACCTTTCTGCTAAGATTCAGTGAAAGCAGCAAAGAAGGCGGCGTCACTTTCACTTGGGTGGAGAAGGACATCAGTG GTAAGACCCAGATCCAGTCCGTGGAACCATACACCAAGCAGCAGTTGAACAACATGTCATTTGCTGAAATCATCATGGGCTATAAGATCATGGATGCTACCAATATTCTGGTGTCTCCGCTGGTCTATCTCTACCCTGACATTCCCAAGGAGGAGGCATTCGGAAAGTATTGTCGGCCAGAGAGCCAGGAGCATCCTGAAGCTGACCCAG GCGCCGCCCCATACCTGAAGACCAAGTTTATCTGTGTGACACC AACGACCTGCAGCAATACCATTGACCTGCCGATGTCCCCCCGCACTTTAGATTCATTGATGCAGTTTGGAAATAATGGTGAAGGTGCTGAACCCTCAGCAGGAGGGCAGTTTG AGTCCCTCACCTTTGACATGGAGTTGACCTCGGAGTGTGCTACCTCCCCCATGTGA
- the STAT3 gene encoding signal transducer and activator of transcription 3 isoform X18 produces MAQWNQLQQLDTRYLEQLHQLYSDSFPMELRQFLAPWIESQDWAYAASKESHATLVFHNLLGEIDQQYSRFLQESNVLYQHNLRRIKQFLQSRYLEKPMEIARIVARCLWEESRLLQTAATAAQQGGQANHPTAAVVTEKQQMLEQHLQDVRKRVQDLEQKMKVVENLQDDFDFNYKTLKSQGDMQDLNGNNQSVTRQKMQQLEQMLTALDQMRRSIVSELAGLLSAMEYVQKTLTDEELADWKRRQQIACIGGPPNICLDRLENWITSLAESQLQTRQQIKKLEELQQKVSYKGDPIVQHRPMLEERIVELFRNLMKSAFVVERQPCMPMHPDRPLVIKTGVQFTTKVRLLVKFPELNYQLKIKVCIDKDSGDVAALRGSRKFNILGTNTKVMNMEESNNGSLSAEFKHLTLREQRCGNGGRANCDASLIVTEELHLITFETEVYHQGLKIDLETHSLPVVVISNICQMPNAWASILWYNMLTNNPKNVNFFTKPPIGTWDQVAEVLSWQFSSTTKRGLSIEQLTTLAEKLLGPGVNYSGCQITWAKFCKENMAGKGFSFWVWLDNIIDLVKKYILALWNEGYIMGFISKERERAILSTKPPGTFLLRFSESSKEGGVTFTWVEKDISGKTQIQSVEPYTKQQLNNMSFAEIIMGYKIMDATNILVSPLVYLYPDIPKEEAFGKYCRPESQEHPEADPGAAPYLKTKFICVTPNTIDLPMSPRTLDSLMQFGNNGEGAEPSAGGQFESLTFDMELTSECATSPM; encoded by the exons ATGGCCCAATGGAATCAGCTACAGCAGCTTGACACACGGTACCTGGAGCAGCTCCATCAGCTCTACAGTGACAGCTTCCCAATGGAGTTGCGGCAGTTTCTGGCCCCTTGGATTGAGAGTCAAGATTG GGCATATGCGGCCAGCAAAGAATCACATGCCACTTTGGTGTTTCATAATCTCCTGGGCGAGATTGACCAGCAGTATAGCCGCTTCCTGCAAGAATCGAATGTTCTCTATCAGCACAATCTACGAAGAATCAAGCAGTTTCTTCAG AGCAGGTATCTTGAGAAGCCAATGGAGATTGCCCGGATTGTGGCCCGGTGCCTGTGGGAAGAGTCACGCCTCCTACAGACTGCAGCCACTGCGGCCCAG CAAGGGGGCCAGGCCAACCACCCCACAGCAGCTGTGGTGACGGAGAAGCAGCAGATGCTGGAGCAGCACCTTCAGGATGTCCGGAAGAGAGTACAG GATCtagaacagaaaatgaaagtggTAGAGAATCTCCAGGATGACTTTGATTTCAACTATAAAACCCTCAAGAGTCAAGGAG ACATGCAAGATCTGAATGGAAACAACCAGTCAGTGACCAGGCAGAAGATGCAGCAGCTGGAACAGATGCTCACTGCGCTGGACCAGATGCGGAGA AGCATCGTGAGTGAGCTGGCGGGGCTTTTGTCAGCGATGGAGTACGTGCAGAAAACTCTCACAGACGAGGAGCTGGCTGACTGGAAGAGGCGGCAACAGATTGCCTGCATTGGAGGTCCGCCCAACATCTGCCTAGATCGGCTAGAAAACTG GATAACGTCATTAGCAGAATCTCAACTTCAGACCCGTCAACAAATTAAGAAACTGGAGGAGTTGCAGCAAAAAGTGTCCTACAAAGGGGACCCCATTGTACAGCACCGGCCGATGCTGGAGGAGAGAATCGTGGAGCTGTTCAGAAACTTAATGAAAAG TGCCTTTGTGGTGGAGCGGCAGCCCTGCATGCCCATGCATCCCGACCGGCCCCTTGTCATCAAGACCGGCGTCCAGTTCACTACCAAAGTCAG gtTGCTGGTCAAATTCCCTGAGTTAAATTATCAACTTAAAATTAAAGTGTGCATTGACAA AGACTCTGGGGATGTTGCAGCTCTCAGAGG ATCCCGGAAATTTAACATTCTGGGCACAAACACCAAAGTGATGAACATGGAAGAGTCCAACAACGGCAGCCTCTCTGCAGAATTCAAACACTTG acCCTGAGGGAGCAGAGATGTGGGAATGGGGGCCGAGCCAATTGTGAT GCTTCCCTGATTGTGACTGAGGAGCTGCACCTGATCACCTTTGAGACAGAGGTATATCACCAAGGCCTCAAGATTGACCTAGAG ACCCACTCCTTGCCAGTTGTGGTGATCTCCAACATCTGTCAGATGCCAAATGCCTGGGCGTCCATCCTGTGGTACAACATGCTGACCAACAACCCCAAG AACGTAAACTTTTTTACCAAGCCCCCAATCGGAACCTGGGATCAAGTGGCCGAGGTCCTGAGCTGGCAGTTCTCCTCCACCACCAAGCGAGGACTGAGCATCGAGCAGCTGACTACACTGGCGGAGAAACTCTTGG gacCTGGCGTGAATTATTCAGGGTGTCAGATCACATGGGCTAAATTTTGCAAA GAAAACATGGCTGGCAAGGGCTTCTCCTTCTGGGTCTGGCTGGACAATATCATTGACCTTGTGAAAAAGTACATCCTGGCCCTTTGGAATGAAGG GTACATCATGGGCTTTATCAGTAAGGAGCGGGAGCGGGCCATCTTGAGCACCAAGCCTCCAGGCACCTTTCTGCTAAGATTCAGTGAAAGCAGCAAAGAAGGCGGCGTCACTTTCACTTGGGTGGAGAAGGACATCAGTG GTAAGACCCAGATCCAGTCCGTGGAACCATACACCAAGCAGCAGTTGAACAACATGTCATTTGCTGAAATCATCATGGGCTATAAGATCATGGATGCTACCAATATTCTGGTGTCTCCGCTGGTCTATCTCTACCCTGACATTCCCAAGGAGGAGGCATTCGGAAAGTATTGTCGGCCAGAGAGCCAGGAGCATCCTGAAGCTGACCCAG GCGCCGCCCCATACCTGAAGACCAAGTTTATCTGTGTGACACC CAATACCATTGACCTGCCGATGTCCCCCCGCACTTTAGATTCATTGATGCAGTTTGGAAATAATGGTGAAGGTGCTGAACCCTCAGCAGGAGGGCAGTTTG AGTCCCTCACCTTTGACATGGAGTTGACCTCGGAGTGTGCTACCTCCCCCATGTGA